The sequence below is a genomic window from Oscillospiraceae bacterium.
ACGGTGCGCAGGTAGCGGTTGTTGATTTTGTCGTAAAAGCCCTGGGCCTTGTCGATGCAGAAATTGTAGAGCACCCCCAAAAAGCCCACCGCCAGCCCCAGCAGCATGACGATCCAGAAGTGGGACAGGGGGATGGCGATGGCCCCGGAGAAGTCGAACAGGGGCCGCAGGCCGAACACGTTGCGGGAGATGAAGTCGGCGGTGATGGAGGAGGCCATGCAGGAGAGCAGCACCTCCACGGAGAAGCTCTTGTGCACCTCCTCCAGGGAGAAGAGCACCCCCGCCAGGGGGGCGTTGAAGGCGGCGGCCAGCCCCGCGCTGGCCCCGCAGGTCATGAGCATGCGCTCCTCGGTGCGCATACGGCGGGTGACGCGGGCGAAGCCCTTGCCCGCCATGGCCCCAAGCTGGATGGAGGGACCCTCTCGGCCCAGGGAGAGGCCGGAGCCGATGGTGAGGATGCCCCCGGCGAACTTGGCCACGATGACCCGCCACCATTTCTGGGTAAAATAGCCCTGGAGCTCCCCGTCCACCTGGGGGATGCCCGATCCGGCGATCATAGGCTCCCATTTGAGCAGCAGCGCGGTGCCCCCCGCGGCCAGCAGCAGCACGGCGAACCACACGGGCACGGCCCAGGGGTGGGCCCCCGCGTAGGCCACCGCCGTGTGCATCAGCTCCTCCACCCGCTCCAGCACCAGCCGGAACAGGACCACCAGCAGGCCCGCCGCCGCGCCCACGCCCACGCCCTCCAGCACCACGCGGTACCGGATCTCGCCGAACCGCTTCACCGTTTTCGCCACGGTATGGATACGTTCCATCAAACACCCTCCAGCGCCAATCCTTTGGCAAACAGCAATCACACGGCAGATATTATATCATGCGTTCAGGATTTTTGCACTTCGATGATGTATTTTTTTAGAAACTATGCTATACTGCTGTCGTATCCCAAAATTGTCAGCTTTATTTTTAAGGAGGAATCATTTTGCAACCGCCCCCGCCGTTATGGCCCCAGATCCTTTTACAGGTCATACTTATCTTCGTCAACGCCTTTTTCGCCGCAACTGAAATCGCCGTCATCTCCCTCAACGAGGCCGTTCTGCGCCGGGAGGCGGAGGACGGGGATAAAAAATCGGCCCGGCTGCTGAAGATCGTGGAGGCCCCCACCCGCTTCCTCTCCACCATCCAGATCGCCATCACCCTGGCGGGCTTCCTGGGCGCGGCCTTTGCCGCGGACAACTTCGCCAGCCGGATTTCCGGGTGGGTGGACACCCGCTACGTCCTGAGCGCCGCCCAGCTCTCCGCCGTGCAGACCCTGTCCGTGGTGGTCATCACCCTGGTGCTCTCCTTCTTCACCCTGGTGCTGGGCGAGCTGGTGCCCAAGCGCCTGGCCATGCAGAAGCCCGAGAAGGTCTCCCGCGCCTCCGCGGGGGTGGTCAGCGTCCTGGCCGAGGTACTGCGCCCGCTGATCTGGCTGCTCACCGTGTCCACCAACGGCGTGCTGCGCCTGCTACGCATCGACCCCAACGCCGAGGCAGACGAGGTCTCCGAGGAGGAGATCCGCATGATGGTGGACATCGGCGAGGAGAAGGGCGCCATCGAGACCGGCGAGAAGGAAATGATTGAAAATATCTTTGAGTTCAACAACCTCACCGCCGAGGACGTGATGATCCACCGCACCGACGTGGTGATGCTCTGGGCCGAGGACACCGACGAGGAGATCGTGCGCACCATCGAGGAGACGGGCCTGTCCCGCTACCCGGTCTACGAGGAGGACGCCGACGACGTGGTGGGCATCCTCAACAGCCGGGACTATTTCCTCAACGCCCGCCGCCCGGACCCCCGCCCCATGCGGGAGCTGCTGCGGGAGGCCTATTTCGTCCCCGAGTCGGTCCGGGCCGACATCCTCTTCCGCGACATGCAGAGCCGCAAGGTCCACATCGCCATCGTGGTGGACGAGTACGGCGGCACCTCCGGCCTTATCACCATGGAGGACCTGCTGGAGGAGATCGTGGGCAATATCTACGACGAGTTCGACCCCCAGGACGAGCAGGAGATCGTGGCGCTGGGCGACAACCTGTGGCGCATCGCCGGCTCCGCCGACCTGGAGGACGTGGCCGAGGCCCTGGACGTGGACCTGCCGGAGGACGAGGACGCCGAGACCCTGGGGGGCTTGGTGTACGCCCAGCTCTCGGTCATCCCCGAGGACGGCAGCCACCCCGAGGTGGACGCCTACGGCCTGCACATCCGGGTGGAGGAGCTCTCTGACCGCCGAGTGGAGTGGGCCTCCGTGTCCAAGCTGCCCCAGGGCGGCGGGGACGGCAAGGACGCATAAAACCGCGCAGGGCGGGGGAATTCCCCCGCCCTGCGCTTAATTATTAGTGCCGCTTAGGCGGATAAGGCAAACAAGGGGCGGCGGGGGCAAGCCCCCGCCCTACGTCATTGCGAGGGCCGCAGGCCCGCGGCAATCCGTCCCATCCCCGTACCGTAGGGGCGATTCACGAATCGCCCGTTCTCCATCGGCCGCCTTATCCCCCCAGGCTGCAGCAACGACACGTTCGCACTGTGCTTTTGGCACGGTTCTTGCATTTCTTTTCCATATACTAAGGAGGAGGCGGTCAAATTGGGCTATCCCCTGCTGGAGATCGACCTGGCGAAGGTACGGCGCAACGTGGAGGAGGTGGTCGCCCGCTGCCGCGCCCACGGCGTTTCGGTGGCGGGCGTGGTGAAGGGCTACAGCGGCCTGCCCGAGCTCTCCCGGATGCTGGAGGAGGGGGGCTGCGCCCAGCTGGCCTCCGCCCGGCTCAGCCAGCTCGCCGCGGCCCGCCGCGCCGGGCTGCGCGGGCCCTTCATGCTCATCCGCATCCCCATGCCCTCGGAGCTTGCCCAGGTGGTGGAGCTGTGCCGGTACAGCCTGCACAGTGAGCGCGCCGTGCTGGACGCGCTGGAGGCCGAGTGCGCGCGCCAGGGCCGCGAGCACAGCGTGATCCTCATGGCGGAGCTGGGAGATCTGCGGGAGGGGGTCTGGGGCCGGGAGGCCCTGGAGGGCCTCTGCCTGCACGTGGAGCGGGAGCTGCCCCACCTGCGCCTGGCGGGCGTCGGGGCCAACCTGGGCTGCTACGGCTCCATCCGCTGCACCACGGAGAAGATGGAGGAGCTGGTCTCCCTGGCCGAGGGGGTGGAGCGTTCCCTCGGCCGGCGGCTGGAGCTCATTTCCGGCGGGGCCACCAACGCCTACGTGCTGATGGAGCGGGGCGGGCTCCCGGCGCGGATCAACCACCTGCGCATCGGCGGGGGCATGGTGCTGGGCCGGGACATGGCGGAGAACTACGGGGATCCCTTCGACTACATCGCCAAGGACGCCTTCACCCTCAAGGCCCAGGTGGTGGAGGTGGGGCGCAAGCCCAGCCACCCGGTGGGGGAGATCTTCCGGGACAGCTTTGGGGAGGGCACCCGCTACGAGGACCGGGGGGAGCGGCTGCGGGCCCTGGCGGCGGCGGGCAAGGTGGACTACTACTCCCCCGCCAAGATCATCCCCCGGCTGCCCGGCGTCCAGGTGCTGGGGGCCAGCAGCGACCACACCATCCTGGATGTGGAGGACTGCCCCGTGCCCGTCCGGGCCGGGGATATTCTGGAGTTCGATCTCCGCTACCCGGCCATGGCCTTCCTCACCGCCGGGCGGGATGTGGAAATCCGCTACGTGTAAAAATCCGCCGGAAACCGGGCAGAGCGCCCGGTTTCCGGCGGTGGTTTTTTGTCTTTCAGCCAATGAGCTCCCTGGCCCGCGCCAGCAGCTTGGTGTACACAAAGTCCATCTGCCACTCGTTGGTGTACGCCAGCAGCTTGTCCGCCGGGAGCCAGCCCACCCGGGTGTTCTCCCCCTCCCGGACGGCCAGCGCGTCTGCCTCGTCGGCCACCAGGAGGTAGGACACGTTGAGGTGCTGGTGGCTGGGCACGTACTTCCCCCGCTTCACGTGGCCCCAGACGGGGAGGATGTCCACCGAGGCGGCGGCCTGGGACAGGAGCCGGAGATGCTCCACGCCGGTCTCCTCCCGGGCCTCCCGCAGGGCCACGGCGCGCAGGTCCCCGTCCCCGTCGGCGTGGCCGCCGGTCCAGGCCCACACCTTAAAGATGTTGTGGTGGGCCATGAGTACGCGGGTGGCGTCAGCGTTGACCACAAAGCCGGAGCTGGTGAGGTGGGCGATCTCGTTGTCCCGGGTGAGGATATTGTCCGGAAACAGCCGGATATACTCCAGAATCATGCGCTTGTCGGCCGCCTCCCCCTCGTCCCGGGGGACGTAGGCGC
It includes:
- a CDS encoding chloride ion channel protein; translation: MERIHTVAKTVKRFGEIRYRVVLEGVGVGAAAGLLVVLFRLVLERVEELMHTAVAYAGAHPWAVPVWFAVLLLAAGGTALLLKWEPMIAGSGIPQVDGELQGYFTQKWWRVIVAKFAGGILTIGSGLSLGREGPSIQLGAMAGKGFARVTRRMRTEERMLMTCGASAGLAAAFNAPLAGVLFSLEEVHKSFSVEVLLSCMASSITADFISRNVFGLRPLFDFSGAIAIPLSHFWIVMLLGLAVGFLGVLYNFCIDKAQGFYDKINNRYLRTVIPFLMAGALAFVLPQVLGGGSKLIMEVAAGLPLGLLCAVLVVKFGFSIFSFSAGVPGGIFLPLLVLGSLCGGVFHGVFAALGMELNLQALVILGMVSCFAAIVRAPVTGILLITEMTGNFSHLLFLSLAALTAYAVADLLKARPIYDQLLRRMVLKHGSPMFHHETGEKVLLETPVQLGSSLCEKKVSQINLPGRCLIISVKRGEGEIVPRGGTVLRAGDVLVALCDENDSAGVQYALEKQCKDMRDGE
- a CDS encoding hemolysin; protein product: MQPPPPLWPQILLQVILIFVNAFFAATEIAVISLNEAVLRREAEDGDKKSARLLKIVEAPTRFLSTIQIAITLAGFLGAAFAADNFASRISGWVDTRYVLSAAQLSAVQTLSVVVITLVLSFFTLVLGELVPKRLAMQKPEKVSRASAGVVSVLAEVLRPLIWLLTVSTNGVLRLLRIDPNAEADEVSEEEIRMMVDIGEEKGAIETGEKEMIENIFEFNNLTAEDVMIHRTDVVMLWAEDTDEEIVRTIEETGLSRYPVYEEDADDVVGILNSRDYFLNARRPDPRPMRELLREAYFVPESVRADILFRDMQSRKVHIAIVVDEYGGTSGLITMEDLLEEIVGNIYDEFDPQDEQEIVALGDNLWRIAGSADLEDVAEALDVDLPEDEDAETLGGLVYAQLSVIPEDGSHPEVDAYGLHIRVEELSDRRVEWASVSKLPQGGGDGKDA
- a CDS encoding NUDIX hydrolase, producing MYLDEIRAYVPRDEGEAADKRMILEYIRLFPDNILTRDNEIAHLTSSGFVVNADATRVLMAHHNIFKVWAWTGGHADGDGDLRAVALREAREETGVEHLRLLSQAAASVDILPVWGHVKRGKYVPSHQHLNVSYLLVADEADALAVREGENTRVGWLPADKLLAYTNEWQMDFVYTKLLARARELIG